The nucleotide window tgaatgaacaagtgaatgaacACATGAATTAATGGAACCATATCCCTTTCAGTGCTAGCACAAATCtttggtcttttccttccttctaggTGGAAAGCCGGCCCGCCATCAGAAGGCCATCCCCAAAGCTCACTTAACTTTCGTTATCGACTGTACTCGTGGGAAACACATCTCCCTGGCAGCACTCCCAGGGCCACCCCGCGTCCCTAGTCCCAACTTAGGACCTGTCATCCCTCCAATGAAGACTTACATCTTGTTATGTGGGGAAAACCGGCCCCCCCATATAAATCAGGAGGCTCCCCTAGGTGGGGGAGGCCTTGCCCAGACCAGGGGACCCCTGCCACCCTGCAGAGAGACTACGGCCCCAGATTCCTCCCCAGCCAGCCCACTCTGCCTCCAGGGGGCTCCTGAAGCCAAGGGGGGCCCTGCGAAGACTGTGTCCTCGAGGTCTTCAGCTTGGGGAACGGTCATCGTCTCGCTCAAAGCCCTCTCCTCCTGTGTCTGTGCGCAGGCTGATTAACTGGAAGAGCCTGGCCAATGGAGGAGAGGGCTGGCAACCCACGCTCCAGAGTTCAGCAGATGCAGTTCCCAGGGTTCACTCCCTCTTCCCCAGCCAAGCAGAAGTCTTTTGTGCCTGAGCCAGGGAAGGAGCATTAGATCCCTAAAGGACATCTGAAACAGCCACGAGTATCCTACTTCTCCATCCTCTGCATCTTTGTTCACCTTTCAGCGGAAGCAAGATAAGGCAACGCCACATAGAAAGAGACTCATTCACTAACACAGCAAATTCTGAAGGAGCATCTCCACATGCCAGGCCCTGCAAAGTGCTGAAGAAGATACTACAACTTTCTTGGAGCTTGTActcttgggggtggggaagaaaggTTAAACAACCTAATAAAGATGATTTTGAACAGTGTAATGAGTGCTGTGTAGAAACTGAAACAGGGGGCTGGGATGGAAAATGATAGGGCAAAGAGCTTTTCTGATACACTGATTGGGAAAGGCCTCTCTGAGTGGGTAACAAAGTATGATCTAAAAGATGAGAAGGAGCCAGCACTGCGAACCATACTCCCTAGGGTCACCTGGTTGGCATCTCATCCCAGAGCAGGAGTCAGAACCTCCCAGCACAATGGGCAGGGGTAGCACATTGCCTGCTGTCAGCTCACGTGCAAGTGTGTAGGTCACTAGGGATCACCCGGAGGGCACAGGACTCAGGATGGGAGAATCAAGGGCCCAGGTGGGATGGGAAGTAAGGGGAACTGGCTTCTCAAGAGGGGGCAGAAGTACTCAGAAAGGGAATGGAGTAtcatgtttgaatgaatgaaaataagagATATTATTTATTGAGCTGCATACCAGGATTATACTGCCCTCTAGGGATACAGAAAAGGGGGCTGGGGGCTTTGTCCCTACCCCGCAGGGCAGTCCTGTCCTCAGCAGGAAGTGGGGGTTGCTGTGAGGGGAGGTGTAGGTCTAAGAGATGCACAGAGCTGTGTGAGATTCATCTGAGGAAGAGTGTCTCAAGGCTCTTGGTTTAAAATTGCTgaatgttcatttattcaatgacGGTTTTACTAGGTTCCTACAAACACTAGTGGCTAACATGTACTGACCATTTGGTCTGTGCCAGGGATGTGACATCCTCCAAGTGTCAGTACCGGGAAGCACTGTTttgtacccatttcacagattagagaatagaggcacagagaggttgaggaaTGCACTCAAGGTCTCATAGACTAGTGCAGTTGGGATTCGAACCCAAGCCAGCCTGGTGCTCAATTTCTTGCTCTTAACTGTAGAGCAGATGGCCTCTCATCCTGGCAGGGTCTCTTCTAAACAGAGGGGATCTAGAGAGAGCAGACCCTGTCCTCAACGAGCTCACAGCCTGGTGGGGGAGGCAAGAAGAAGGTGACTATTGCAATAGCTTCTGGTAAGTGCAACAGTAAGGGCACAGAGAATGATGTTGGTGCTGGAGGAGGATGCCCAGCCCATTAGGGAGAGGAgatcaaggagggcttcctgcaGGAAGTGGCATCTAAACTAAAATCTGACCAGTGAGTGAATCATACAAAGGCAagggggccggggtggggagtGTTCCAAGGAGAAGGACCAAAGTTATTCAGTCTGGCTGGagtattcattcactcaccaagTATTTGTTGGGCACCCACTGTGTGCTACTCTCTGGGCTAGACCCTGGGATGGAGCAGTGATAGACAGACAAGGCCCTGCCATGAAGGAGCTTATCCTCCAGCTGGGGGAGACAATGCATGTACACACTCGAAGCAGAGAGGCCAGAGAAGTGACAGGGACCATATCATGTGAGGCCTTGCAGGCCACGATGaggtctttgttttttatttgttttttgggcagcgctgcatggcttgtgggatcttaattcccccatCAGGGACCGAACCTGGGCCTCccgcagtgagagcacggagtcctaaccactggaccgccaggaattcccgaggtctttttattttattctgagaTGGGGATCGTTGGAAATTGTGAGCAGACAGCAACATGacctacctttaaaaaaattccttagcTCTTGCGCTGGGATAGGAAGGCAGGGGAGGAAGCTGAGGAGGCTGCACCTTAATCCAGGCAAATGGGGTGATAGTCTGGATTAGGGAGGTGGTGAGAGAATAGTCTGGACCACATTTACCCAcctcctctttcctccccctGCTGAGAATCACTGGACTAGAAAAGCCCAAAGACGTCGCTGCAAAGGGAGTTTGAGACCCACAAGGAAAAGTGTGGGGCTGCGGGTCTAGCTTTGCGCCAGTAGGTGTCGCCCTATCATCAGAATGGAGGCACCACCCCCTGGTCTGGGTGGGGAGGGCGGGAACCTGCGCGCCGAGGGGCCGGCGCCAAGGGGCCAGCCATCTGGTGCGGTCAAGTTTTCAGAAGCCAGACTTTCATTCTAACCAGAATCCCTCTCATCTAGAAAAATAACTACTGATATTTTTATGTGCACCACCTCAGTTCTTCTCACACTAGACCCAGGAGGTGGGTATAATTTTTGTTGccgttttacaggtgaagaaactgaggcacagagagatgaaatgatttgcccaaggtcaccaactAGAAAGAGGCAGAGCCCAAATCCCAATCCCAAGCAGTGTGACTATGTAGTCATAGCATCATAACCCCGTACTGTGCTGTAAGGTGCTCTGTTCATGTGtgttgaatgagtgaaggaaggaagaatgaacATTCTCCGAGGACCCAGCCTAGGGCCTGGCAGTGTGTAGGGAGTGTTTGGGGGTCGAACACGTGAGTGAGGCCCTCACTGAGCTGGGGGTACGCAGGTGCAGGAGAACAGCTCAGTCTCTTCACCACAGTCCTGTGAGGTGctgtcccattttacacatgtggaaactgaggctcgggtaGGTTAAGCAACTGGCCCACGGTCACagatagtaagtggcagagccagggttgaAATGGAGGTAGTTCGCCCTCCGAGCTTTACCTACCCACAATACTGCAGGAATTTACTGAAAAACTGTTGAGAGGATGAATCAACAAAGAGATGAAAGACTTTACTGAACCAGTGAGTGGAATGTGTGAATCAGTGAATGTGTTTCCAGGTTGGCAGTTATGCCTAATCAGgactgtgtccccagtgccctaaaagtgcctggtacataataggtgGTCAAGAATTGTgtgggaaggaaagaagtaaggaagggagggagtgagggaggaaggaaggaaggaaggaagaaaggaaggaaggaagggggggatGAAGGGGCAGATTTGCTGtcctgctctctcctctctggctccCTGGGGCCAGCAGCCTCGCTTTGTGCCCTTCAGGGAGGCACCTCAGAGGGTCCCCACTCGGTCTAGCAGCCCTCAGGCTCCCATGGAAGATTGACCCTGGGTCCAGGCCCTGGAGGGCCTCAGAGCTTAGGACTGGCCTGGCTGGCTGCCCAgcgtgagccccaggccagctgtgCTGACTGTAAACAAcacctcctcccctgcccagAGGCTCCTGCTAGCCGACTCAAGTCACCATGCCCCTCAGGACCCTCTCTTGTTTGAGGGCAGAGCCAGAGGGTGGAAGCTTGGTTTTCCCTGTTCAGAAAACAAGCACAGAGATTTTAACAGGAGCTTAGCATTTATCGAGCTTATACTAAAACACCATCTCTCTCTGGTtgctcacagcagccctgggagggggTTACTTGATCTTTGTTTGTGACGAGAAATTAAGGCTTCCAGGTGCTTTTCTCCCCCACCTCTACCACCAGGACCCAGACAGGTCTTCTGAGAGGACCCTGGGGAACATACCTTTTAGCTCCGCCTCACCTGCTTTTCCTGGAAAGAAGACCCCAGGTACAGGGCAGCTCCTCTGCCCTACCAGCCCAAGtcttggtcttttttcttttttaatttatttatttggttgcaccaggtcttagttgcagcaggcaggctccttagttgcagcaggaggTCTTCCTTAGTTGCAgtaggagggctccttagttgtggctcgcgggctacTTAGTTGCGTCacgagaactcttagttgtggcatgcatgtgggatccagttccctgaccagggattgaacctgggccccctgcagtggtagcacagagtcttaaccactgtgtcgccagggaagtcccccaagtcTTGGTCTTGATGGAGCCAGAGACAGTGTGGGTGAACTGGGGGTGTCAGGATCCAAATCTAAATGAAATAACAGGGCTCTAAATGAGCCCTTCTGGGCATTTTCAATGCATGGCATATGTGGGCTAGAGTCAACCACCATGTGCCAAGCCCCTTAAGTGAATTACAGAACCACCACAGCAGGTAGATCCTATTAAGCACCATTTTATGGTGcaacggaggcacagagaggttaagttacttactcaaggtcacagagctcagGAGCAGCAGAGCCAAGATCTGAAGCCAGGCGCTGTGACTCCAGAGTCCGCAATCGACCCTCCACCCTCTACTGAGGCctcttagcttttaaaaaaattctacaaacattgACTTAGCTCCTTTCCCATGCCAGGCTTGGGAGCAGGAGGGCAGAATAAGGCATCTTCTGCAATGGCAGAACTGGGATCCAAGGCAGACTGGGAAGAGGATGGAGGCAGGGGGGAGATGGAGGGGTACAATGTTGGAGGTGAGTCAGGGAAGGGTGGCCTGGGGATGGGGGGTTGGTCTGGTAGAGAAGCTCTGGCCTGCAGTTCTAGAGTCCTGGGTCTTCACCTCATCTCTTccactgacttgctgtgtgaccctgggcaagatcCTACCCCTCCCTGGGCCTAGGTCCCACCATCAAACCATGAGGAGTTTGGAATAACTCCCAGAGGACACAGGGCTGGCCAACCAAGCCTCAGGGTCTGCCCTCACTCCCAGGCATGTGCTCCTTTCATCTGAATTTGAGCTTCTTTTAAAGACAAGTTTTGGACCTAGGGTTCTTTGGGCTCTGTCTGTGACTCCGAGCTGGTAGCTCTGgagggctttctggaggaggaggCTTTTGGCCTGGGCTAGGACTTTGAAAGTGATGGAACCTCCTAAGTCCTCCACACCCCTCTGGCACCACCTGACCTGGACCTTCTTGCAGGTCTCTAGCCCTAGAAGGCTGCATCTTTTCAACCGCCTcggcctcctgcccacccccactccaAAAGCTCTAAGATGTAGGAGTTCCCCTTCCCTATACAGGAAGGGAGCAGGGGAGCTGCCTCGGCCCTTTGGTGGTGGGGGACTGATCTGGGGTGACCCAGCAGAGGACCTTCTAGAGTCACAGACAATGATTCAAATTCCAGCCATACCACTTCtaagctgggtgaccttgggccagttgcttgacctctctgaacctcctgTCCTCCTTGGTACCTACCTTGCGTTTGTGATTGTTGTGGGGATGAGCATGTGTTTGGCACACACTAGGTGCTCAATGGATGGGGCTGCTATAATCATTCTtcacggggcgggggcggggcccaggGCCCGCAGCCAGGCCTATATTTAGCCTAGAAAGTGTGGGGGACCAGTGGAGACAAAGCGTGGCGGCCAGCCCAGGCGCCAGGGGGCGGAGCCAGCGAAAGAAAGCCTGCAGTCCCCACGTCCCCGCCCTCCTCTTCCGCAGGGTCACCTTGGCAGGAGGGCACCTTCACTCTAGACGTGGCTAGTCCCCAGCGGCCGCTCTGTCCGCGGCGCAGCCCTCATCCTCTAAAACCGGGATCTGGGGAGGGGACTGCTGGGGCCTGCGGGGTGGGGAGTATTCGGCCCCACTGGTGGCTTAAGGAAATGCCCCCTTTCCCAGCCCAGCTTCCTGCCAGCCCGGCCCAGGGAGGGACGCCACTGGGGTCGGGACGCCAAGGTGAGCCTGACCCCAAGTGGGGGTCGAGGGAGGGGGAAAGCTGGTCCGGCTCCTCCCCGCAACTCCTCGCCGATGAGTGTCGGGCTGCAAATAGCCCACTGGAATCAGTGAGTCACGGAGGCTGGAAATACCGCGCCCccgcttccctcccctcctcccgtcTGCACAGAGCTGCGCGGAGCAGCTCCGCGGAGGAACTCCGATTTCAGTAGCgcctgggggtgtgtgtgtgagtcccTCCAAAGGGTACTCAGACTCCCTGAACCAGTCAGCTTCCCAGCCAGGTTTCAACCGGGCTATGCCCCTGGGGTTGTGTGACTCTAGGCTAGTCACTCGGCCTCTCTGGTCGTCAGAACCCATCTGGTACGAGATAGGCTTCAAGAGCAACCCAGTGCAGCTGGCCCAACTTTGGTGTCCCTGTGCTtgggacagtgcctggcaggTAGCAGCAGGGGTTGGCAGTTGGAAGAGAAGGCGATGCAAGGTTTTTCAGAGAAATAATTCCCAGATTATTGCCCTGGTGGGCCTGGGAGCCAAAGGAGGGGGCCGAAGGACACCCACATTTCTGTGAGGTCTTGAACTTTGCTTGAGctaccacccctgcccccaaatcTCAAGAAAGGTATGTCTTTTCATCCCCGGCCTTCGCACTCTGCTGCCTCCAGCCCCATCCCAAGTTTGAGAACTTCAGGCGGGTGTTCTCCAGAAGTCCATGATTCTGTTGTTTATTGTGTGTGCAGGGTACAATGCCAGAACCCTCCTCTGCGCCCCCCACCCCGAGTCATTTCCTAAGGGCCCCAGAATGGCAGGGGTGAGAGGGCACCTTACAGAACACTGACCAAAGAGGTGCAGAGGGCCGAGGCTGGCCTTGTCACTTGCTCCAGGGGCCCCGACTAACTGGGAACCACCCTTACCCATCACCCCTACTTCTGTATGTGGGAGACTGAGCCAGGGTCACGGGGGGCAGTTGGGGCTCCCCAGAATGAAGGCAGACGGGAGGTCCTTGCCCTGGACTGGGGACTGGGAGGGAACTGGGGTGGGGACTCTTCCTGTGATTAGGACATTCTCTAGCAGGAAACTGTGGGCACAGGGCGCACAGGCTGAGAGGCAGAATAAGGAGAACTACCCCCCATTGCACGGAGGGCTGGGAGGGTGGTTTGAGAGCAGCTTCTGACAttgtgggttcaaatccagccATCAGAGGTTAAGCTGGGCGCTCAGCTGTTCAGACTCCGTCCCCATTGAGAAGAATGGAGTTTGCAAATCTGATTTTAGAGCGTTCCGAATTTGGCTTTAACCAGTGGTACTGTTCAGTATTTGAAGGACAAAGATaagtgtgcacgtgtgcatgtgcatgtgtgtacgcctgtttgtgtgtgtgtgtgtgtgtgtgtgtgtgtggtatacaCACACCAAGCCTATAGCTTCGCGGATTATAGAGGAGAGGATGGGGGAGGTGAATGGCCACAGGGGAAGGTTGGCAGGAAGCTGGGGTCCTACCTTGAGGACCCAAAGCCCCATGCATGCTTCCTCTGCTGGGTAAGCTGTCTGCAGTGGAGGCAGCCCCGGGAGCCCAGGTCTCTGGGTGGGAGGCAGAAGGATCAGCCCCACCCCTTGGCCCAGGCTTACCTGGGGGCATATGAGCAGGTAACAGACTGTTCACACAGTTTATCACGAACCAGCTGTATTGGAAAAACCCCATCTATATACAGACACAATGTGGCCCTGCGCTGGCACAGCTGGCTGGCTGGGGCACCTTGTGGGCAGACAGCCTGGCAGCTGGTTCGGGGCTTGGAGGGCAGCATAGGGGAAGCAGACCATCATGGCTGTCTCTGGCCTCCCTGTGCCCGGGCAGTTCACTTTAGCTGGGCACCTCTGCCTgtgatctccctctgcctctcccgcTCCCCTTAGCCAAGGGGGtcccaggtccccagtccccctgcccctgccctgcagaGACTCCATAGATCAGAATTTGTCTGTCTGTCCTGCAGATGATTTGCCCAGAGATCCTGCCTGTCCCAATCCCCCTTCCCCAAACTGGCTTCTTCGGGATCTCCTGTTCTCCATCCCAATCCCTTTATTCTGGATTAAGTGAACGAGGCCATATCTGGAATCTGGGCGCCACGGGTGAAGCAAGGGGGTCCCTGGCCTGCCCTGGGTAGAGCAGAAGGCCACATTTGGAGGGGATGACCCATCTGGGGTCTGGGGTTGAGGTGTCAGGGCCTGAACCTGGGCTGAGATGTCCCGGAAGCTGTCATGAGGGGGTCAGGAGAGCCACTCTGGCCGGCCAGTGGGGGAGAAGATgggggagctgggggaagggagtgggaggcCCTCAGATTTTTATCTCGGTCCGGAAGATCTGCTGGACGTGCTCCGTGTGTGGTTGGCGCCGAGCCCGGATGGTGAGGCTGCCATCCTCCCTCAGGGCCGAGGTCACCGACGTGGGGTCCACGTCCTCCGGCAGTTGGCACTTGTGAGCAAAGGTGTTCATGACCGTGCCATCAGCTGCCAGCTGGGGAAGGGGTAGTGGGTCAGGGCAGGCTGCCCCCCACCCTTGTCCT belongs to Pseudorca crassidens isolate mPseCra1 chromosome 2, mPseCra1.hap1, whole genome shotgun sequence and includes:
- the SRARP gene encoding steroid receptor-associated and regulated protein, with product MESVTVPTEDPRDLRACPKVRGLETGLETSSGGKPARHQKAIPKAHLTFVIDCTRGKHISLAALPGPPRVPSPNLGPVIPPMKTYILLCGENRPPHINQEAPLGGGGLAQTRGPLPPCRETTAPDSSPASPLCLQGAPEAKGGPAKTVSSRSSAWGTVIVSLKALSSCVCAQAD